The following are encoded together in the Deinococcus soli (ex Cha et al. 2016) genome:
- a CDS encoding tetratricopeptide repeat protein, with the protein MTLRTLGALSVEGVTFRREKVLLLLAYLCLEGPQPRRRLAELFWPDATNPMNSLAQHLVHLRGLPGALAEDGQRVAAAMPCDAATLRDLVRRGRHEDAAALYAGPFMDALTIPLGADLEEWVFDTRDAVAQDARAALMTLGAQAAAHGHGPRAGELAARALTLDGAPPPDELDLPRLHHLLSLAGHPLAAQVERDARSLGLNLTAAPTPISAPFAGREAELAALNTLTPGQTAWISGHAGMGKTALLEALARSGGWTVLAGRAEPPYATLSPLTAAPPTHPQAAHAALRDPHLRVAIDSWDAADPATQAALTHAAAARPGAVIVITSRHHPPFDVDLHLNLGPLPPGDLRAHPEVHARTDGHPVLVGHALRGQPLDLRLGARVRAYPDPVRDTFLLLALQDQPNLRATRAALNQDAATFARTLAYLTTEGLTSETGRVYAAATTREHLNQIHVHAALLHLRLARALPEDTAWPHYDRSRDLWEDPDETRAAHAARHHAHTHLKRGYPGQAAALLDTLSHLPTLAVPHAWALIGVGRYQDALTRLNTLSAHDQQVSDALAARAVTLIRLGRTDEAVTLAEQISGSGPDAAHAASVRAHAARIREQWDAARRHAQIAADLWNLHGDDEAHLTELGMVARAQVGLGSEPQVAFKEVLRRSQDLPSVHGMILVNYASLLGQSGDMPGARAALASALEPLAAAGDQQGLAHVHSNIGVSCHLSGELAQAAAHYRQALQLLKGSGNVRLLGATLSNLSEIDGDLSAFGDALTLLEQAGQVDLVQQIRHNARMVSAS; encoded by the coding sequence ATGACCCTGCGGACACTCGGCGCCCTGTCCGTGGAGGGCGTCACCTTCCGGCGCGAGAAGGTGCTGCTGCTCCTCGCGTACCTGTGCCTGGAAGGCCCGCAGCCCCGCAGGCGCCTGGCCGAACTGTTCTGGCCCGACGCGACCAACCCCATGAACTCCCTGGCGCAGCACCTCGTGCACCTGCGCGGCCTGCCCGGCGCCCTGGCGGAGGACGGCCAGCGGGTCGCGGCCGCCATGCCCTGCGACGCCGCCACGCTGCGTGACCTCGTCCGCCGGGGCCGCCACGAGGACGCCGCCGCGCTGTACGCCGGGCCGTTCATGGACGCCCTGACCATCCCCCTGGGCGCCGACCTGGAAGAATGGGTGTTCGACACCCGCGACGCCGTCGCGCAGGACGCCCGCGCCGCCCTGATGACCCTCGGCGCGCAGGCCGCCGCGCACGGCCACGGCCCCCGCGCCGGGGAACTCGCCGCCCGCGCCCTGACCCTGGACGGCGCCCCGCCCCCCGACGAACTCGACCTGCCCAGACTGCACCACCTCCTGAGCCTCGCCGGGCACCCGCTGGCCGCGCAGGTCGAACGGGACGCCCGCAGCCTCGGCCTGAACCTGACCGCCGCGCCCACCCCCATCAGCGCCCCCTTCGCCGGACGGGAAGCCGAACTGGCCGCCCTGAATACCCTGACCCCGGGCCAGACCGCCTGGATCAGCGGGCACGCCGGGATGGGCAAGACCGCTCTGCTCGAGGCCCTGGCCCGCAGCGGCGGCTGGACGGTCCTCGCGGGTCGCGCCGAACCCCCCTACGCCACCCTGAGCCCCCTGACCGCCGCGCCCCCCACCCACCCGCAGGCCGCGCACGCCGCGCTGCGCGACCCGCATCTGCGCGTCGCCATCGACAGCTGGGACGCCGCCGACCCCGCCACGCAGGCCGCCCTGACCCACGCCGCCGCCGCGCGCCCCGGCGCCGTCATCGTCATCACGTCCCGCCACCACCCGCCCTTCGACGTGGACCTGCACCTGAACCTCGGCCCCCTGCCCCCAGGCGACCTGCGCGCCCACCCGGAGGTGCACGCCCGCACCGACGGGCACCCCGTCCTCGTCGGGCACGCCCTGCGCGGCCAGCCGCTCGACCTGCGCCTCGGCGCCCGCGTCCGCGCCTACCCCGACCCCGTGCGCGACACCTTCCTGCTCCTCGCCCTGCAGGACCAGCCCAACCTGCGCGCCACCCGCGCCGCGCTGAACCAGGACGCCGCCACCTTCGCCCGCACCCTGGCCTACCTGACCACCGAGGGCCTGACCAGCGAGACCGGCCGCGTGTACGCCGCCGCCACCACCCGCGAGCACCTGAACCAGATCCACGTGCACGCCGCGCTGCTGCACCTGCGCCTCGCCCGCGCGCTGCCCGAGGACACCGCCTGGCCCCACTACGACCGCAGCCGCGACCTCTGGGAAGACCCCGACGAGACCCGCGCCGCCCACGCCGCCCGCCACCACGCCCACACCCACCTCAAACGCGGCTACCCCGGACAGGCCGCCGCACTCCTCGACACCCTGAGTCACCTGCCCACCCTGGCCGTCCCACACGCCTGGGCGCTGATCGGCGTGGGCCGCTACCAGGACGCCCTGACCCGCCTGAACACCCTCAGCGCCCACGACCAGCAGGTCAGCGACGCGCTGGCCGCCCGCGCCGTCACCCTGATCCGCCTGGGCCGCACCGACGAAGCCGTCACCCTCGCCGAGCAGATCAGCGGCAGCGGACCCGACGCCGCCCACGCCGCCAGCGTCCGCGCCCACGCCGCCCGCATCCGCGAACAGTGGGACGCCGCCCGCCGCCACGCCCAGATCGCCGCCGACCTCTGGAACCTCCACGGCGACGACGAGGCGCACCTGACCGAACTGGGCATGGTCGCCCGCGCCCAGGTCGGCCTGGGATCGGAGCCGCAGGTGGCCTTCAAGGAGGTCCTGCGCCGGTCCCAGGACCTCCCCAGCGTGCACGGCATGATCCTCGTCAACTACGCTTCGCTGCTCGGGCAGTCCGGCGACATGCCAGGAGCGCGCGCAGCACTTGCGAGCGCACTGGAACCCCTGGCCGCCGCAGGAGATCAGCAGGGGCTGGCGCACGTTCACAGCAACATCGGGGTGAGTTGCCACCTCAGCGGAGAGCTGGCGCAGGCCGCTGCGCACTACCGTCAGGCGCTGCAGCTCTTGAAAGGAAGCGGGAACGTTCGATTGCTCGGAGCCACCCTGAGCAACCTCAGCGAAATCGACGGCGACCTGTCCGCGTTCGGGGACGCCCTCACCCTCCTGGAACAGGCCGGGCAGGTCGACCTGGTGCAGCAGATCCGTCACAACGCACGGATGGTGAGCGCGTCCTGA